In a genomic window of Pangasianodon hypophthalmus isolate fPanHyp1 chromosome 1, fPanHyp1.pri, whole genome shotgun sequence:
- the si:ch211-261d7.3 gene encoding uncharacterized protein si:ch211-261d7.3 isoform X1 codes for MSEYYEEGGLLYERSPPMHIKVESPEGAFGGRVSEDGFPREDDDSEGSCDHAGLPFNVVVVHPNIVAPGVASDELIPIQQNRGVSAALASGGAGKRKSRFSGAELEVLVSEVTRCEGELFGPAGRLRRRERERIWAGILDRVNAVSRVPRTLREVKKRWDDLKRRNGGKLADARFRSWLPSSRGSAVLGGPSQLSPRFHQARQKLSTRGKASFTCLSDTDQVTGGDGSERDGFEKEDESHEQEGDEGTNCEGVDNSMEDKLGLGLGLGIVPAPTSERWLPPSPLYSAPFLNGTPQPSPEPSLGAHQGPIEPPPSRSSWLEDELRGLGEAAVQLGDRLEQNLREFGEGFRRDMRTLVASQEALTISLQQNNVLLQRLLGLLEMQQQTQPPQHQIPHHQLPQRLSQEHLQHRQQEDLPQQILSQELEQQIQNASEQISTAATSVPLPPDILDGTSQPESTTERNAQRPCRGRTGDHRRKRRH; via the exons ATGAGTGAATATTATGAGGAGGGCGGGTTGCTGTATGAGCGCTCGCCTCCCATGCACATTAAAGTGGAGTCGCCTGAAGGTGCCTTCGGAGGTCGTGTCTCGGAGGATGGCTTCCCCCGTGAAGACGATGACTCCGAAGGCAGCTGTGATCACGCTGGCCTGCCTTTCAACGTCGTGGTCGTGCATCCCAACATTGTTGCTCCTGGAGTGGCTTCTGATGAACTGATACCAATTCAACAAA ACAGAGGTGTTTCGGCAGCGCTGGCTTCAGGGGGTGCAGGTAAAAGGAAGAGTAGGTTTAGCGGTGCTGAATTGGAGGTGCTGGTCTCAGAAGTAACCCGGTGCGAAGGGGAGTTGTTCGGCCCAGCCGGCAGACTCAGGcggcgtgagagagagagaatatgggCTGGAATCTTGGATCGTGTGAACGCTGTGTCCCGAGTTCCACGCACCCTTCGGGAAGTAAAGAAACGTTGGGATGACCTGAAGAGACGCAACGGTGGAAAGCTGGCAGATGCAAGGTTCCGCTCATGGCTTCCATCCAGTAGAGGGAGTGCAGTTCTGGGAGGGCCTAGCCAGTTGAGCCCCAGGTTTCACCAAGCCCGACAAAAATTGAGTACAAGGGGAAAGGCCAGTTTCACCTGTTTGTCTGACACTGATCAAG TTACAGGTGGGGATGGTTCTGAAAGAGATGGCTTTGAAAAGGAGGATGAGTCTCATGAGCAGGAAGGTGATGAAGGAACCAATTGTGAAGGTGTAGATAACAGCATGGAAGACAAACTGGGATTAGGCCTTGGGTTAGGAATAGTCCCGGCCCCAACATCTGAGCGCTGGCTTCCTCCTTCACCACTCTATAGTGCCCCCTTCCTGAATGGTACTCCTCAGCCTAGTCCAGAACCATCACTTGGAGCCCATCAGGGCCCCATTGAGCCTCCTCCTTCACGCAGTTCCTGGCTGGAGGATGAACTTCGGGGACTAGGGGAAGCAGCTGTGCAGCTTGGAGATCGCCTCGAGCAGAACTTAAGGGAGTTTGGTGAAGGTTTCAGGCGTGACATGCGGACACTTGTGGCCTCACAAGAGGCTCTGACAATCAGCTTACAGCAAAATAATGTGCTCTTGCAGAGACTTTTGGGTCTTCTTGAAATGCAGCAGCAAACGCAGCCTCCACAGCACCAAATTCCACATCATCAGCTTCCGCAAAGATTGTCTCAAGAACATTTGCAGCATCGACAACAAGAAGATCTACCACAGCAAATTTTATCCCAGGAGCTTGAACAACAAATTCAAAATGCAAGTGAACAAATATCAACAGCTGCTACTTCTGTACCCCTACCCCCAGATATTTTAGATGGCACTTCCCAGCCTGAATCAACAACTGAGAGGAATGCCCAGAGGCCATGTCGGGGTAGAACAGGAGACCACAGACGGAAGCGTAGGCATTAG
- the prss1 gene encoding trypsin-1, with amino-acid sequence MKWIILLSLFAVAFTAPVDEEDKIVGGYECRKNGVPYQVSLNAGYHFCGGSLISNLWVLSAAHCYKTRIEVRLGEHNIDVNEGTEQFISSEKVIRHSSYSSSTLNNDIMLIKLSRAATLNSYVATVALPSGCASAGTTCLISGWGNTLSSGTNYPSNLRCLNAPILSDTTCRNAYPGEITSNMFCAGFIEGGKDSCQGDSGGPVVCNGQLQGIVSWGYGCALQNKPGVYTKVCNYTAWIRDTMSRN; translated from the exons ATGAAGTGGATCATTTTACTTTCTCTGTTTGCAGTGGCAT TCACTGCCCCTGTTGATGAGGAGGATAAGATTGTTGGAGGGTATGAGTGCAGAAAGAATGGTGTGCCGTATCAGGTGTCTCTGAATGCTGGATACCACTTTTGTGGAGGCTCTCTGATTAGCAATCTGTGGGTCTTGTCAGCTGCTCATTGTTATAAGAC GCGTATTGAGGTGCGTTTGGGGGAGCACAACATTGATGTCAATGAAGGAACAGAGCAGTTCATTAGCTCGGAGAAAGTCATCAGGCACTCCAGTTATAGCAGCAGCACTCTCAACAATGATATCATGCTCATCAAGCTTAGCAGGGCTGCCACCCTGAATAGCTATGTGGCGACTGTGGCTTTGCCCTCTGGCTGCGCTTCTGCCGGTACAACGTGCCTCATCTCTGGATGGGGAAACACCCTCAGCAGTGGCA caAACTACCCTTCCAATCTGAGGTGCTTGAATGCCCCGATCCTGAGTGACACCACTTGCAGAAATGCTTACCCTGGTGAGATCACTTCCAACATGTTCTGTGCTGGCTTCATTGAGGGAGGCAAAGATTCTTGCCAG GGAGATTCTGGTGGCCCAGTTGTGTGTAACGGTCAGCTGCAGGGTATCGTGTCCTGGGGTTACGGCTGCGCTCTCCAGAATAAGCCTGGTGTCTACACCAAAGTCTGCAACTACACTGCCTGGATCAGGGACACCATGAGCCGCAATTAA
- the si:ch211-261d7.3 gene encoding nuclear apoptosis-inducing factor 1 isoform X2, whose translation MSEYYEEGGLLYERSPPMHIKVESPEGAFGGRVSEDGFPREDDDSEGSCDHAGLPFNVVVVHPNIVAPGVASDELIPIQQNRGVSAALASGGAGKRKSRFSGAELEVLVSEVTRCEGELFGPAGRLRRRERERIWAGILDRVNAVSRVPRTLREVKKRWDDLKRRNGGKLADARFRSWLPSSRGSAVLGGPSQLSPRFHQARQKLSTRGKASFTCLSDTDQGGDGSERDGFEKEDESHEQEGDEGTNCEGVDNSMEDKLGLGLGLGIVPAPTSERWLPPSPLYSAPFLNGTPQPSPEPSLGAHQGPIEPPPSRSSWLEDELRGLGEAAVQLGDRLEQNLREFGEGFRRDMRTLVASQEALTISLQQNNVLLQRLLGLLEMQQQTQPPQHQIPHHQLPQRLSQEHLQHRQQEDLPQQILSQELEQQIQNASEQISTAATSVPLPPDILDGTSQPESTTERNAQRPCRGRTGDHRRKRRH comes from the exons ATGAGTGAATATTATGAGGAGGGCGGGTTGCTGTATGAGCGCTCGCCTCCCATGCACATTAAAGTGGAGTCGCCTGAAGGTGCCTTCGGAGGTCGTGTCTCGGAGGATGGCTTCCCCCGTGAAGACGATGACTCCGAAGGCAGCTGTGATCACGCTGGCCTGCCTTTCAACGTCGTGGTCGTGCATCCCAACATTGTTGCTCCTGGAGTGGCTTCTGATGAACTGATACCAATTCAACAAA ACAGAGGTGTTTCGGCAGCGCTGGCTTCAGGGGGTGCAGGTAAAAGGAAGAGTAGGTTTAGCGGTGCTGAATTGGAGGTGCTGGTCTCAGAAGTAACCCGGTGCGAAGGGGAGTTGTTCGGCCCAGCCGGCAGACTCAGGcggcgtgagagagagagaatatgggCTGGAATCTTGGATCGTGTGAACGCTGTGTCCCGAGTTCCACGCACCCTTCGGGAAGTAAAGAAACGTTGGGATGACCTGAAGAGACGCAACGGTGGAAAGCTGGCAGATGCAAGGTTCCGCTCATGGCTTCCATCCAGTAGAGGGAGTGCAGTTCTGGGAGGGCCTAGCCAGTTGAGCCCCAGGTTTCACCAAGCCCGACAAAAATTGAGTACAAGGGGAAAGGCCAGTTTCACCTGTTTGTCTGACACTGATCAAG GTGGGGATGGTTCTGAAAGAGATGGCTTTGAAAAGGAGGATGAGTCTCATGAGCAGGAAGGTGATGAAGGAACCAATTGTGAAGGTGTAGATAACAGCATGGAAGACAAACTGGGATTAGGCCTTGGGTTAGGAATAGTCCCGGCCCCAACATCTGAGCGCTGGCTTCCTCCTTCACCACTCTATAGTGCCCCCTTCCTGAATGGTACTCCTCAGCCTAGTCCAGAACCATCACTTGGAGCCCATCAGGGCCCCATTGAGCCTCCTCCTTCACGCAGTTCCTGGCTGGAGGATGAACTTCGGGGACTAGGGGAAGCAGCTGTGCAGCTTGGAGATCGCCTCGAGCAGAACTTAAGGGAGTTTGGTGAAGGTTTCAGGCGTGACATGCGGACACTTGTGGCCTCACAAGAGGCTCTGACAATCAGCTTACAGCAAAATAATGTGCTCTTGCAGAGACTTTTGGGTCTTCTTGAAATGCAGCAGCAAACGCAGCCTCCACAGCACCAAATTCCACATCATCAGCTTCCGCAAAGATTGTCTCAAGAACATTTGCAGCATCGACAACAAGAAGATCTACCACAGCAAATTTTATCCCAGGAGCTTGAACAACAAATTCAAAATGCAAGTGAACAAATATCAACAGCTGCTACTTCTGTACCCCTACCCCCAGATATTTTAGATGGCACTTCCCAGCCTGAATCAACAACTGAGAGGAATGCCCAGAGGCCATGTCGGGGTAGAACAGGAGACCACAGACGGAAGCGTAGGCATTAG
- the si:dkeyp-84f3.9 gene encoding zinc finger protein 184, giving the protein MEVNSLLTLQRRMSGAELMKRSHEDTMDELDQNPTMKESSTIVEDTCMPNRSPIGDNRQHDDPVDIYNKDSSDNHENQCTAPTKSIHDPTEIQAPKDKPLSGISYDEMSILKDGSKKDDSDRKMFDTNHKCDSLEVELQRSSLLIEQSKQTSEENHVSNSLSPIHVPLPEAEQKHGGQQCNQKPLTVGECHSEESSAMNTDNSLERDGSSYRGRPRKEKRVIKCEFCGRPFNHASAYIIHRRVHTGEKPFSCQVCGKAFAQLSNLRSHTKIHNAPKSLTLQNSSIYQNKANVPKSVTPPRENQVSRTPVFRNDCPDKSNEPLNRSRKPVACPICGKVFPYKSVLKIHLRTHSGEKPYSCRVCGKAFTQACTVRVHERVHWSIKPFLCSKCGKGFSQIGTLKGHTCEGKRQTHATLKEMEIAGVVTFRCHLCKKCFSTRDEYDVHVQAHTDSHRYNCDRCGQKYSLRSELDTHIKHCFSMWLAKTKPHSHSSVKVETKTTETKTDQGSQAANTGFIPIKVQRPSLVETCKQEYQSKQSKMPQSEFFQPQKRKKYPSLLACPPKVIATSAYDPQNNLSHCQPFKASYIVALLNSLDQKSDPRKYLCPRCGRLFRHVGRLRAHMLSHARGKSFTCGHCGKISENWINFWRHQRMHKQRRGRFFCPKCGQGFRFASIYMEHLQQHPELNAYFCPICPHTFSNATSLKNHQQEWHQSSMPHLCDICGKGFSTSLVLKRHRVTHCFKNSQVDMPYVVDVQPMMKPYECGKCAASFKTLDLLFSHQLCHSPKGLSYRNNNGHEHVKKGQQSPPDKNNFHFSISTSHQNNTEPCQNLIHGHRFTSIPPDPVQTQTQQGTDISNAQNMMTFPLVSSDSMPTHLGTKEIKTSMCTYVSSLKTKEMHSGTTLESKSVHKAGHLVCTDCGACFAFLPALHEHYLKHARGEI; this is encoded by the coding sequence ATGGAAGTTAATTCTCTTCTGACACTGCAGAGGAGAATGTCAGGTGCTGAACTAATGAAAAGATCGCATGAGGATACAATGGATGAACTAGACCAAAATCCCACAATGAAGGAGTCTTCCACAATTGTGGAGGACACATGTATGCCTAACAGGTCTCCCATAGGAGACAACAGACAGCATGATGATCCAGTGGACATTTATAACAAGGACTCTTCTGATAATCATGAAAATCAATGTACTGCTCCAACAAAGTCTATACATGACCCTACAGAAATACAAGCACCTAAAGACAAGCCTCTGTCTGGTATTTCCTATGATGAAATGTCTATATTGAAGGACGGTTCAAAAAAGGATGATTCTGATAGGAAAATGTTTGACACCAATCACAAATGTGACAGTTTAGAGGTTGAACTTCAGAGATCCTCTTTACTTATTGAACAGTCCAAACAAACAAGTGAGGAGAATCACGTCTCAAATAGCTTATCTCCTATACATGTACCACTTCCAGAGGCTGAGCAGAAGCACGGTGGTCAGCAGTGCAATCAGAAACCTTTGACTGTAGGTGAATGTCATTCTGAAGAAAGTAGTGCAATGAATACAGATAATTCACTTGAAAGAGATGGTTCCTCATATCGTGGCCGTCCACGTAAGGAAAAGCGAGTTATTAAATGTGAATTCTGTGGACGCCCATTCAATCATGCATCAGCTTACATAATCCACCGGCGTGTCCACACGGGTGAGAAGCCTTTCAGTTGCCAGGTTTGTGGTAAAGCCTTTGCTCAACTCTCCAATCTTAGATCGCACACAAAGATCCATAATGCACCTAAAAGTTTAACCTTGCAAAATTCTAGCATATATCAAAACAAAGCCAATGTTCCCAAGAGTGTGACACCACCAAGAGAGAACCAAGTGAGCAGGACTCCAGTTTTTAGAAATGACTGCCCAGACAAAAGTAATGAGCCTCTCAATAGAAGCAGAAAACCTGTAGCTTGTCCTATCTGTGGAAAGGTCTTTCCCTACAAATCAGTGCTTAAAATACATCTTCGGACTCACAGTGGAGAAAAACCATACTCTTGCAGAGTGTGTGGCAAAGCATTTACACAGGCATGCACTGTTCGCGTCCATGAAAGAGTACACTGGTCCATCAAACCTTTTCTATGTTCCAAATGTGGGAAAGGATTTTCACAGATTGGAACACTGAAAGGTCATACCTGTGAGGGGAAAAGGCAGACCCATGCTACTTTAAAAGAAATGGAAATAGCTGGTGTTGTAACCTTCAGGTGTCATCTTTGCAAAAAGTGCTTTAGCACAAGAGATGAGTATGATGTTCATGTGCAAGCACACACAGATAGTCACCGTTATAACTGTGATAGGTGTGGTCAGAAATACAGTCTTCGTTCTGAGCTTGACACTCacataaaacattgtttttccaTGTGGCTTGCAAAGACAAAGCCACATAGTCATTCTTCAGTCAAGGTAGAAACCAAAACCACTGAGACTAAAACAGATCAAGGCTCACAGGCTGCAAATACAGGATTCATACCCATAAAAGTGCAGAGACCCAGCTTGGTTGAAACTTGTAAACAGGAATACCAGAGTAAGCAGAGTAAAATGCCACAGTCTGAGTTTTTCCAGCCTCAAAAACGTAAGAAATACCCTTCTCTGCTGGCTTGCCCCCCTAAGGTGATAGCCACCTCTGCTTATGATCCTCAAAACAACCTCAGTCATTGTCAACCTTTTAAAGCAAGTTACATTGTAGCTCTGTTAAACAGTTTGGACCAGAAATCTGACCCAAGGAAGTATTTGTGTCCACGCTGCGGACGGCTTTTCAGGCATGTAGGAAGACTGAGAGCCCACATGCTAAGTCATGCTCGAGGTAAGAGCTTCACCTGTGGCCACTGCGGGAAAATCTCAGAAAACTGGATTAACTTCTGGCGTCACCAACGCATGCACAAACAAAGACGAGGCCGCTTCTTTTGTCCAAAATGTGGTCAGGGTTTTCGCTTTGCCAGTATCTACATGGAGCATCTGCAACAGCATCCCGAGCTTAATGCATATTTTTGCCCCATCTGTCCTCACACCTTTTCCAATGCTACAAGTTTGAAGAACCACCAACAGGAATGGCATCAGTCAAGCATGCCTCATTTATGTGACATCTGCGGGAAAGGTTTTTCGACTTCCTTAGTACTAAAGCGTCATCGAGTAACGCATTGTTTTAAAAACTCACAGGTGGATATGCCTTATGTGGTTGATGTGCAGCCGATGATGAAACCTTATGAATGTGGTAAATGTGCTGCCAGTTTTAAAACCCTGGATTTACTTTTCAGTCATCAGCTCTGTCATTCACCTAAAGGCCTGAGCTATCGAAACAATAATGGGCATGAACACGTAAAGAAGGGACAACAATCTCCACCTGACAAAAACAACTTCCACTTTAGCATTTCTACATCTCATCAAAATAATACAGAACCTTGTCAAAATCTCATTCATGGTCATCGCTTCACTTCCATCCCTCCAGATCCAGTACAAACACAAACCCAGCAGGGAACGGATATCAGTAATGCACAAAATATGATGACTTTTCCACTTGTCTCATCAGATTCCATGCCTACACATTTaggaacaaaagaaataaaaacctcTATGTGTACTTATGTGAGCTCTTTGAAAACTAAGGAAATGCACAGTGGGACTACTCTAGAGTCCAAATCAGTTCACAAAGCTGGGCATCTAGTGTGCACAGATTGTGGTGcttgttttgcttttcttcCAGCTTTACATGAACATTACTTGAAACATGCCAGAGGAGAGATATAA